In Miscanthus floridulus cultivar M001 chromosome 5, ASM1932011v1, whole genome shotgun sequence, one genomic interval encodes:
- the LOC136553282 gene encoding transcription factor bHLH68-like isoform X1 translates to MCSQAKHDMGGEFRSPLLQQMVWSSSGGTDSKNMMSSLMPRAEEEEEQEEGSNKMPPLSSPSSMLLPQHLLQMSSGLPLPLPPEVPNDSSATSGLHDGRESNMPESWSQLLLGGLVGDHERYNAATVLLSKGLEEGPAMPAAAYSFYGHGHGGEEIQTSGINSKSHQVSQTLLASSSPRSCITTSLVSNMLDLSNTTVPAPELKNHHSDNSSEGNSAASDSAPKKARVQTSSSAQSTLKVRKERLGDRITALHQIVSPFGKTDTASVLQETIGYIRFLLSQIEALSFPYLLGHGNGGNSMQQHNLLLNHSTSNGMVEVEGSTKHQEEEVNGVEGGHRKDLRSRGLCLVPVSCTSHLADDNGASDFWAVAAAPPPPPPPLAGIIWR, encoded by the exons ATGTGCTCTCAAGCCAAGCATGATATGGGTGGAGAATTCAGGAGCCCTTTGCTGCAGCAGATGGTGTGGAGTAGTAGTGGCGGTAcagacagcaagaatatgatgaGTAGTTTGATGCCTcgtgccgaggaggaggaggagcaagaaGAGGGCTCCAACAAGATGCCCCCCTtatcttctccttcttccatgCTCCTCCCCCAGCACCTACTTCAAATGTCCTCTggcctgcctctgcctctgcctcctgAGGTGCCGAACGACAGCTCTGCTACCTCTGGTCTGCATGATGGGCGGGAAAGCAACATGCCGGAGTCATGGAGCCAGCTGCTGCT CGGGGGATTAGTCGGAGATCATGAGAGGTACAACGCTGCCACAGTTTTACTGTCAAAAGGATTAGAGGAGGGGCCTGCTATGCCTGCAGCAGCTTACAGTTTCTATGGCCATGGACATGGTGGTGAGGAGATCCAGACATCGGGGATCAACAGTAAGTCTCATCAGGTGAGCCAGACACTCTTGGCGTCGTCCTCTCCTAGGTCCTGCATCACAACAAGCCTCGTCAGCAACATGTTGGACTTGTCAAACACCACCGTGCCGGCACCGGAGCTGAAGAATCATCACTCCGATAACTCTTCTGAG GGTAACAGCGCTGCAAGTGATTCGGCTCCAAAGAAGGCTAGGGTTCAGACCTCTTCTTCAGCACAGTCTACCCTAAAG GTAAGAAAGGAGAGGCTTGGGGATAGAATCACAGCACTTCACCAGATAGTATCCCCATTTGGCAAG ACTGACACTGCCTCCGTCCTACAGGAGACTATTGGCTATATCAGATTCCTCCTGAGTCAAATCGAG GCTCTCAGCTTCCCTTACCTGCTGGGCCATGGCAACGGGGGGAACTCCATGCAACAACACAAT TTGCTGCTAAACCATAGCACTAGCAATGGCATGGTAGAAGTTGAAGGCTCGACCAAGCATCAG GAGGAGGAGGTGAATGGCGTGGAGGGGGGTCACAGGAAGGATCTACGGAGCAGAGGGCTGTGCCTGGTGCCGGTGTCGTGCACGTCGCACCTCGCGGACGACAACGGCGCCTCCGACTTCTGGGCCGTGGCcgcggcgccgccgcctcctccgccgccgctcgccggcaTCATCTGGCGATAG
- the LOC136553282 gene encoding transcription factor bHLH68-like isoform X2: protein MVWSSSGGTDSKNMMSSLMPRAEEEEEQEEGSNKMPPLSSPSSMLLPQHLLQMSSGLPLPLPPEVPNDSSATSGLHDGRESNMPESWSQLLLGGLVGDHERYNAATVLLSKGLEEGPAMPAAAYSFYGHGHGGEEIQTSGINSKSHQVSQTLLASSSPRSCITTSLVSNMLDLSNTTVPAPELKNHHSDNSSEGNSAASDSAPKKARVQTSSSAQSTLKVRKERLGDRITALHQIVSPFGKTDTASVLQETIGYIRFLLSQIEALSFPYLLGHGNGGNSMQQHNLLLNHSTSNGMVEVEGSTKHQEEEVNGVEGGHRKDLRSRGLCLVPVSCTSHLADDNGASDFWAVAAAPPPPPPPLAGIIWR from the exons ATGGTGTGGAGTAGTAGTGGCGGTAcagacagcaagaatatgatgaGTAGTTTGATGCCTcgtgccgaggaggaggaggagcaagaaGAGGGCTCCAACAAGATGCCCCCCTtatcttctccttcttccatgCTCCTCCCCCAGCACCTACTTCAAATGTCCTCTggcctgcctctgcctctgcctcctgAGGTGCCGAACGACAGCTCTGCTACCTCTGGTCTGCATGATGGGCGGGAAAGCAACATGCCGGAGTCATGGAGCCAGCTGCTGCT CGGGGGATTAGTCGGAGATCATGAGAGGTACAACGCTGCCACAGTTTTACTGTCAAAAGGATTAGAGGAGGGGCCTGCTATGCCTGCAGCAGCTTACAGTTTCTATGGCCATGGACATGGTGGTGAGGAGATCCAGACATCGGGGATCAACAGTAAGTCTCATCAGGTGAGCCAGACACTCTTGGCGTCGTCCTCTCCTAGGTCCTGCATCACAACAAGCCTCGTCAGCAACATGTTGGACTTGTCAAACACCACCGTGCCGGCACCGGAGCTGAAGAATCATCACTCCGATAACTCTTCTGAG GGTAACAGCGCTGCAAGTGATTCGGCTCCAAAGAAGGCTAGGGTTCAGACCTCTTCTTCAGCACAGTCTACCCTAAAG GTAAGAAAGGAGAGGCTTGGGGATAGAATCACAGCACTTCACCAGATAGTATCCCCATTTGGCAAG ACTGACACTGCCTCCGTCCTACAGGAGACTATTGGCTATATCAGATTCCTCCTGAGTCAAATCGAG GCTCTCAGCTTCCCTTACCTGCTGGGCCATGGCAACGGGGGGAACTCCATGCAACAACACAAT TTGCTGCTAAACCATAGCACTAGCAATGGCATGGTAGAAGTTGAAGGCTCGACCAAGCATCAG GAGGAGGAGGTGAATGGCGTGGAGGGGGGTCACAGGAAGGATCTACGGAGCAGAGGGCTGTGCCTGGTGCCGGTGTCGTGCACGTCGCACCTCGCGGACGACAACGGCGCCTCCGACTTCTGGGCCGTGGCcgcggcgccgccgcctcctccgccgccgctcgccggcaTCATCTGGCGATAG